Part of the Notamacropus eugenii isolate mMacEug1 chromosome 5, mMacEug1.pri_v2, whole genome shotgun sequence genome is shown below.
GTACCTAAGCTTGAAGACTTGGGAAATATCTCATCAAAATATGTGAAAAGGAGAATAATATatggaaaaaaaccccacactTCTGTGTGGCTTCACCCAGGTCTAGAAACAATGGGTAAACAAGATAGAAAAGCAGACTCTAGGACaacataaggaagaacttcctaataattTGAGCTGTCTGAGTATGGAATAGGTGACTTTGGGACGTTGTAGGTTCCTTATGACTAGAAGTAACTGTGTAGAGTCCAGAAGGTTACTTTTTGATAGAGTTGTAGAGCAATAAGCATTAGTGGTGGGAGCCGGCCTCAACGATTCTTTTGGTCCCTTTCGGATGAAATATTCTGCAGTTCTAATATTCTCCACCTATTCTTTATATCTTCATGTTTATTGAGGAAAATATGTCAAATGTGATTTCAAGACtcagaaagaaatagggaagaaagaaggcaATGATCTCTTTCTCTAAGTATTCTTTTCTTCAAACTATTATTTAAAGGACTGTGAATTCTGCTAGAATTAggtttttgtttaaaaacaaaaacaagggaaGATTGGAGGTGAGGAAAGCCACTATTGTTTTGTTCCTGTAGCAATAACATCCCAACTGTGTAAAGGCAGAATAAAGAATGAGAGAAACTTCAACTGTAGAATTTTCAATGTAAGAGGAACTTTAGAGGCAATCTTGTTCAACTCTGTCATTCTAcatatgaagaaagtgaggcccagagatgtgaactgatttgcccaaagtaAAACAGTTGATTAGTGGTGAAGTGAGCCTGAAACTCAAGTAAGAGGACCAGTTATCCAGGAATAAAACTGATCTTACATATTGTCtattccaacctcttcattttgctgatgaagaagCTAAgccccagaaaggttaagtcacttgactaaggtcacccaggtagaGAACAGAGCCAAGATCTTGAGATTCTTCTTTGAATAACACAACTTTCTGTACTTACTGAAAACATTACAGAATCttttgggagggggggaagaaTTTCCTTCTGATATGTTCCACTAGATATACTATCACTCtactattttttataaaaatcaaaatatcttGAAAATACCACAAAACTGAATGTAACCCATTCAATTATCATTACATTCAAGATGACAATGTAGGCTGAATCCTAAATGAGCATGCTTGCTGGGAAGGAATTTTTGGTAAAAAGGAATTgtataaatagaaattaaaattacATTATGTAACAACTTAACAAAAGGaagatttaattaattttatcctTTTAGTTTTAGATGACCTGGACAATAAACTGGCTCAGGAACAAACCCTAAGTCCAGTGAATACAAGAAGATCGATCCACCATGGATTCCCAGCACAGATCCGTCCTTTTTACAACACTGGGAACAGAAATGACAATCTCATAGGGGGACATAGGAATAATTATGGTGAAACTTCAACTCCATCCATTTATGATATTCTAAGACCATCAACCCCTAGAGAAGGTTTTAAAACTTTCTCCTATAGAACAAAAACAATTTATGATAGATATGGTTCAAGAGAACACACAGTCTCACAAGAGGAATATGTGTACAAGACCTTTGGCAGTTCATCTCTGTGTTCTGATAGAGCACAGACATCAGCCTCTCCTACGTTAGGACATTTCACAGCAAGTAGCCTACATCTTCCATCCCACACTCAAAGGAAGTGTGTTTTTATACCAAGAAGTCATCAGCAGAGTCCACGGAGAACTCCTTTATCATCTATTGTATGGAACCAGACACATTCTCCTGTAGATATTCAGTACCAAGAAGGGTTTCTAGGGGCACAGTCCCCAATGGAAGTTGACCCTGTCAATCAGGATACATACCCCATCTGGCCTCAAGACGATAGGAGATATGAATATTACTGTTCTGGTAATGTATACCAAAATCTTAGGCCACATGCTCCCAAGGACAGAGTAACCAATCCTGAGTTATTTGAGAATTCTGAGAATATGCCATTCcaccaaaatgaaaacaaattctcAAGGTCATACTACTGGAACACCATTGGTCCTAGGAGGTTGCAAAAATTTGGAGGAAGTCCTTTTCAGAGCAAAAAAGAAGAGTCTCCAGCCTTGTCCAACTTCTACCATAGAAACAGAGAATTCATTCCTTCTGACAGAGACTTTGAAATGTTTTCAACTGATGTAAATGAGGGGTCAGCTGTCCATAGTAATAACATTCCTGCACCATCTCAACCCTGGAGAACAAATTTTTCCAGAAACCAAGAACAGTCAGTTCATAGGGAGTTTAATTTTCAAACATGTGTATTGGAGGACATGGAAGTCCAATCACAAGATAGTAGTAACCAAATAGCTTCAAATGAAAGACATGAACATTTGTACACACCTTCCAAGGATACAACAGGAAACAAATTCTGGATTGCTCCAGATATTTACTCCAGGAGTCAAGTCAGATCAAGTATGCTGGTAAGTCAACAGAAGTGGCCTTCAATAGAAGCAAATGCAAATTCGGAGACCAATTTACCTGAAACCACTCAGAATTTGTCATCCTCATCTCAGACTCCCCTGCCTTTACTTCCACATAGAACAGAAGCCCCTCAAAGCTCTGACTTCCAGAATGCTGCCACTACATTGTGGGACACCAAAGGGATTGCTCCTGATGAATCTGCCTCCCTTCCTTTAAGAAGCCAAATAGGACTTATTAAAACCAATGATGACTCTGTCACTGTTGCCAGAAACCAACCAAACACTTGTATCACTGAGATGAATCCTGAGAAAGACTTAACAACAGAATCTGTGTCAGAAAAAGTAAAGCAACTAAACAAGGTAGATGAGACAGGCCAGGCAGACAAAATGTCATCAATTGTTTCTCAATCAATGATTACTGAGACTACACCTAATTATCAGCATTCTCTTTCTGAGGATTCAGTCACCTGTTCCAGCAACAGATTTGTTTTTAATGCACCTGACTCCACAGGTTCAAAAAAGCCAACTGGAGTCTTTGGCAGAAGGGATATTTCCAAAATTTATATATCAAACAGAGATAAAGCAAATGcgcttaaaaaacaaaaggattcTACCAAGGAAAGAAAACCAGATTCAGgaacttcatttcctttctttcaggaAAACAGAACATCATTGTCTTTTCCCAAACAAAATCAAGGTTGTCAGCAAGAACCAGGCATAAACGATGTTGACATTATCAGCATTGAAAAGGAAGACAGCAAACTAGGAATTGCCAGTGATCAAAAAGCACAGTATCCAGGAGAGTCATTTCTTCTAGATGCTGAGGATGTGCAAGACATCAGGCTGCAAAATGCTTTGGTTCCTCCTACCAAATGCACCAAGTTTGCTGAAAATCATCATGTCCTATCAGACCATTCCCTAGAACCATTGCCAGATCATGGCCAAAgtcttccatcttctttttctcccaacAGTCCCTCTTTAGCTTCTTTAGGAACTCCCTCTGCTACTTCATTAAATTTCACATGTAATGTATTCCCAAAAGAGGAAATGTTCTCAAAGGAGAGTCTTCTGGGAAAAGATCCATCCCAAGGGGAAAGTGAAGAAAAGTCCTATTGTGATAACAAGGACCAAAGTAGTCAATTATCTCTCAGCTCTTCAGAAAACCAAGCTACCGGGGATATCCAGGTGCTTGATTATCACAAAGAGAAGAATGCTGCTAAATGCCATCCAAACCACCCTTTCAGTcttgagagggggaaagggaaaataaggCGCCGGGTATCCTGTATCGAAAAGTTAAGCAAATCAGGAAATTTCTTGAGACAGGAGAGTAATGACAGTAACGACACAGGTCCTGTTCATGGAGATTACCAGTCTCTTGAGCCCCTTGACATTTATTGTACTTTCCCAAGAAAGTTGAGCAGTTTTCTAATCAATGACAATATAagatcagaaaacaaaataaatgccacCTCATTTAGGAAAGGGCCCCCTCCATTCCAAATAAAGAAGAACATGGCAGATCCACTAGAGAAATGCTTCTcaaacaaaaacaattccaaTTCTTCTGAACCTGATGCAAAATGCCCTGAAGTAGATGTGAACTCTTCCCCTTTAAGGCCCATACCTGCAGAGATGATGACAAACATTAGAAACATAGCTTCTGCTGCTATTAGAAGAGGGCCCCCTCCATTCGAAATCAAAAGGACTATGTCCATGCCCTTCACTACATGTTCCTCAGACAGAAAAGATAAAAGTTATGACCTAGACACAGAACCATCTATTCTAACACCAAGACCAGAGGTGCTGTTCTCAGCTGCTCAGGAAAACAACCCATCAATTAATGATTATTCTTTACAACTAATTAGAGATCATCCTCATGCAAAAAGTTTTCAAGTCTACTCTGAAAATCACAGCAAAATGGCCTCTTCTCAAGAAGATGATTTTACAAATACATTTTCCCTCCCCgatgaaaaatatttatcttttcctccagatggatcagaaaaaaaaagtggaaaaccTCTACACAAATATAAGACAACAAGCacagtcactgtttctggagacgaagacaatgtaaaatgtcTTGAGGTGGTTTCAATCTATTACACTTTACCACGGAAATCCAACAAAAAATTAGGTGACCTCCTTAAAAGTGACACACAAAGTACAAATGTCTCCCCAGAATCAGCTACAGAGGGGGATGCAGCATTCCCTTTTTCTCTGGTAAAGAAGCAACTCAATTCTTCCACACAATCATTACCAGGAACACCTATATCTCCACATGCAAAGGCATCTGTTAGCAGGACTCAGTGGAGAAAGCATTCCTTCTCACATGACACTGAAACAGCATCTCTTTTACAGTCACCACATAGTCCGTATACTGGGGCAGAGAAGCCCTCAGCAGAGACATTCCAGGAAAAGGCCTTTGGGTTTTCTCATATGGTTGAAGGTATTTCTCCTtgcaaggaagaaacaaaagattGTTCAGCTAAAACAATCTCAGATGATTTACAAAGCAAAGGTATGGATACCTTTTATTTCATTCCTGGACATCAAGAGGGACAAGAAAAATGGCTTACTCCCACCAGGCATACCTCTGTCTCACCAACAATGCTTCATGATAAACTTGTTAgagaaggaaagcatgaaaatCCTGAACAATCTATTAAAGTATGTGAAAGAGAGAGTCCTGTCACCCAGACCCATTTGGGAGATAATGTTAGTGACAGTCCTTGCATAGGAGAAATCTTAGGGAAACATGGGCCTCATTACACAGATGTGATGTCTATTGGAAGTAGAAATTATCCCCATGAAGAAGTTAATGACAAAATAGACCCAGTACCTGGAACTATATCCTTTTATGATGACCTAAGAGAGTTACAGCCAGAAGCTGCTAATGGGAAACTTAAAACAGATGAtcagaaaataattgaaaaaacatATTCTGCTTTGCAAAGCAAAGACTTATCCCTCCCTTCCAACTCACTCAAACTTCAGCCTGGAGAGGTGAACCATAAAGGTCATCCTGACTTAGGAAGGTCACTGAGAGAAGCAAAGGAAGTATCTCAAGGAAGTGATGCAGATAAGGATTTAATTAGGTTGGATAAAGTAGGAGATGCCCAGAACAcaaaggttaaagagaaaatgcaGGAACCGCCATGTGATCAATATTCACCTCCCAAAGTAATAAACGAAACTAAGTGTGACTTGGGTTGCACCAAAGAAAAAATcaatctagagaaaagaaaaaacagaacttCTGTTAAACAAAAACTGGCGGCTTTGTCCAAAGTCAGCAGAAAATTCTCAACAAAAGATATAAACTCCAGAAGGCACATTGCTACAATTTTCCCACAAGAGGAAGTCGATTTCAACACCAGTGGCTCACCTCTTAATACACCAGAGATGTCTCCACTTCCAGCTACACCCACCCCTGGGATCCCAGAATCCACACATGATCATGAAAAATCAGGTCCCAGTGCAACAGAGAGCTTTGCACTCCAAACAGCTGAAGTGAGTAAGACTGAGACCCCTCTCCAGACTCATTTAGATTCCATCAAGAAGCCCATCACATATGTAAGTGAGCAAAAAACAATCCCTAGCAGTTCCAAACCAAATAAGAACAAACTTAAAAATGTAACAGAATCACCACTGAGCAGCAAGAGCTCTGAAGATGAAATACTAGCAGAAAGAGGCAAATGCCCTCAAACTTTGGAAACAGGATATGAAACCATAGCCCAACCCATGCTTTCCAGCATGAGGACAGAAGATTTCTCTGATGATCTAAAGAGGCTGAGCCTTCAGTTCCCATCTGAGACTACTTATAAGACTTCTAAAGAAAGAATCCTGCCACCCAGCCCTCTGTCACAGCAAAAAAATATCTCACCCCAAGAATGGGAGCCTGATTCAAATCTCTATCGCTCCAAGAGTTTAAAAAACGTAAATGTACGTAGTCATCAGCAACAAATAAGTCAACCTCAGAAAATCCGTGAGCGCCACTTTTCTGCACGAACTTTTTCTGACAATACCCAGGACAGGTGGAAACTTGGGAATGAATTTCCTGTTCAAAGTGGGTATGGAAGGAGGTTCCGATCTTTTTCTGAGCTTTCTGCCTGTGATGAAAATGATACCTGGGCTGTGGGCAATGACAGGACTAGGGCCAGTGGTCCCAGATCTACAAGATCCATCTCCAGGCCAATTGACTATGGAATTTTTGGGAAAGAACAGCAGCTGGCTTTCTTGGAGAATGTAAAGAGGTCACTTACGGAAGGGAGGTTGTGGAGGCCAAATCTCCTTAAGAACCCTGGCTTCCTAACAGATGATGTGAGTCAACCTGTGCGTAGACCTGAGTCACTAACTTCCACTTCTCCTGATAGCAAAATCCCAAAAGATGGTTTGTCTCCCCGGGAGCGGCTTAACATCTATCAGGGTGAACTCGAGGTACGTTCAGAATCTGACACTGACACCACCACCGATGATGAGTACTATCTAGATGAAGCTGACAAGGAATCAGAACTCTGAGGCCTCTTTTCAATAAAGACAataacttctttttaaataacCAACGATTGTTCCTGAGAATCCAGAGTAAGTGTCTTTGTAAATAGCATTATTACTATGAGAGCAtaagggcaaaagacagtttgGGCAATCCTTATTCTGGAGCAACCTAAttccctatttttttcttccacaccCATTACTCCCTGGATTCAGCATGAACAACCCtggtttcatttgtttgtttgtttgtttgtttgttttgcctcttagagataaaataaatatttattttcatgtttcttcAGAAGGTTTCAAACATCCCTGCCTGTCCCCAGTAGGACTGCCATGGAGGGGAAGGCTGTCCTTAGCTCTCTTCATCTTCCCTACTTTTATCTCTGATTTAACTTCCAGTCTTgaacttctccttttccttttccttcagtcTTTCTTCCCCAAAAGATTAACTTCGTTAATCACCCAGCACGGCTAATGTTCTACGCTCTTCATAAAGCCACTTAAAATGATATTGATGATGATAAGCTATTATTTCTCTCAAATAAGAAGATGAACAACATTCCATCACCACTTAAAGACCTTATTTTTATGCTTTAGGGTAAGGACATAAGATTaggttctcttttttttcttaaattaaccTAATGTGGCCATAGGGTTGGAAGCCAGGAGAATGGAAGATGATTAAGCTGGTGACTTATATGTGAGAAACTGAATTCATTTAGGCAGATTAGGAGGTACAGCATTACTGGAGCAGATACTGTGCTCAGCTTGAAACCAGGAAGATTTAGTTCAAGTCTTGCCACGGATTCTAACTaagtgtatgaccttgggcaagtcacttaatctttccgaatttcggtttcctcatctataaaatgaggataacattaCTTtgtagtacctatctcccagagttgttgtgaaactcaaatgaagTAATGCatgtaaagtgatttacaaattttaaagttactgtagCAATATCAATTATCATGAAGAGTCATCTGAAAGTGAGTTAACGGAGTGAACCAAATGAGTTAATGAACAGGCCCAGGATGTGGGCCAGCTAGATTTGATGTTCTGATAGTGAATCAGCAGTAACATCTTTGTCTGTGAGAAACACTATTACCATGGCACCATGATAAGCAGGTATTTCTACCCTAAAACTGGTTTAACTTTGCTATAACCTCTtcagtgactttaaaaaaattcattctatTTCGAGTTTTCCATATTTGTGAAGTATTAGACTTTCCAAACTTTCCAAAGGGCACAGATCCAATTCACAAGTATTGAGAGAGAGCATCAGCCACATTCCTAAAATGCTGTCCATCTGAAGAAAAATTTCAGAAATCATACATCTTTATATATCTAGCTGGTGCTAAACCATCCAATTATTTTACTCAAGGACTTTCAAAGTCCtaacattttgatttctttataaTTATTCACTTATGCTGGGGTAAGGTAGATAGATCCAAATAACTATGAAGGCCAATGCTAAGGCAAGGATGGTAGAGGTAAAGAAAGCTGTGGTTAAgatattttgatagctgtatCCAAGGAAGTCTATCTGAGGTCTCCTTAACTTGATGCTGGATTGGTCCTTGTTTATTAGGAACTCATATCAtgagaataaatatgaaaatcatTTCATCCTGTTTCACAACTTCCTTTTACAGTCTTCTTTAATGATATGGGTTCTTTACGTTCTGTATCCACTTCTCTCCGctccttattttctctccttgtctgttttcattcttctatcaTCAAGGTAATGTTACTTATTGATAAAGTACTCAAAGATTCTAGGAAGATAGGATTATGAGAAGGAAGTGTGTTATTACTATTACGCCTCTTGTCTGGAAATACAGTACAGGCTATTTTGCCTCCTGTGTTCCTATGAAGCTCAGAATGGATGATGATAGAACAGTCACCACAAATTCTCTTTTtaactttcattcatttcatgaGTGTGAGATTTGGTGGCCCACTGAAGACTTGAAAACATGGCTAAACCATGTTGTTTTAAGTCCATGGAGCAGAGCACCAAGACTTTAAATTCAAGTGTTACCAGTACatataatatttatgaaaattcatGTTtctttcaagttgttatttttctACTCCATTCCTCCCCACTTTCTGGTTACAAATCTATATAGAACGTTAAGAATAGTTTTTGGAATTGCAATATTCTATAGTTGAAAAACATGAGTTTTCTATGGCTGCTTTCCAAATTCTATGTCACTAAATGAGGCTGTCTCTACTATACACACAAAATGAAGTTAGGGATTTTGAAGCCTAGAGTGCCGCCAAAGTAGAAGATTTGGGGATTAAGTTTCTCTTGAGCCTGAATTCTCTGAATTCGTCATCTATGATCTAAATCTTGCCATAATTTCTGACTTTCAGCTTTATTATTTGCTGTGTTAACCTGGTTCAGAAGTCACAAAAACAGATTTATAGAAGGCActattctccttttctcttatattttatATAGCTAAAGTACTTCGTTAAAGAAGTATAGtcattttctatgtattttaacaTACAAACTACTGctcttttaaaaacatgatcCTTTTTTGGTAAACATAATTTATATTAGTCCTTTTTATACTCCAAACTTGTTTTCTAAGAGATATTCCACATGAAAAAATAACTGTGTACAAAATAGATCTATCAAAAGGGAATGAACACTAATGTGTACAGTTGTAAAATACTGTTTTATGTAGATAGATAATGGACCGTTGGAGTCATGAGTCATAGGGTATATGGCTGTTTTAATACAGGCCTCATTTGGTTGCATTTTAGGGAAACTATTTTAAATGGGTCATTCAGTATTATAAGGCTATTGGTGGTTAATAAACCCATAACTCTAATAGGTTGTCTAATATGATAAGGAAATAGAATAGTCAATAGAAATTGAACGCAAACCTGCACTAAAGCTAGTAGTGGGAGAAAGTCAAACTTATCCTATGGTAACTTGGAAGTAAAAGTCTTAAATGAAGTAAATTATatctaaatatatctatatatttttatcatGCCATAGGATTAGAGAAAGAACTTATTAAGAATAGTAACATTGTTGCTTCACAATGGTAATTATATTTGAATGTATAGCCAGATCCCAATTAGTACAAATAACGAATCCCTTGAAGTGTTCACCTTATTAAAATTCGCACTGCATTTTTcccattgggctggaaccaatggCCATATTTTCACAGTTGTAATTTTAAATAGTGCAAATTTGAATACATGAGACCACTTCAGGGAATTCATTATTCCCACTAATTCTGACCCAAGCCATATATACCACGTACTTACaattgtatatgtttgtatatatgcatgtgtgtatagcaGCTTTGTAAGTTTACATTGTCACTGAAGTTCAGAATGACTGATAATTGTATAACTTCTGAAACAAATAAGCCTTAATGCACTTTTTCTGAAACTTTTTCAAGTGGTCATTTACATGCAATTGCCTCTAAGCCTTTTCTCTGAATATATCAATGCTACAAagaataatttaatattaaagaAATTTCTGTT
Proteins encoded:
- the EXPH5 gene encoding exophilin-5: MKEGCFLKTQSFLDDLDNKLAQEQTLSPVNTRRSIHHGFPAQIRPFYNTGNRNDNLIGGHRNNYGETSTPSIYDILRPSTPREGFKTFSYRTKTIYDRYGSREHTVSQEEYVYKTFGSSSLCSDRAQTSASPTLGHFTASSLHLPSHTQRKCVFIPRSHQQSPRRTPLSSIVWNQTHSPVDIQYQEGFLGAQSPMEVDPVNQDTYPIWPQDDRRYEYYCSGNVYQNLRPHAPKDRVTNPELFENSENMPFHQNENKFSRSYYWNTIGPRRLQKFGGSPFQSKKEESPALSNFYHRNREFIPSDRDFEMFSTDVNEGSAVHSNNIPAPSQPWRTNFSRNQEQSVHREFNFQTCVLEDMEVQSQDSSNQIASNERHEHLYTPSKDTTGNKFWIAPDIYSRSQVRSSMLVSQQKWPSIEANANSETNLPETTQNLSSSSQTPLPLLPHRTEAPQSSDFQNAATTLWDTKGIAPDESASLPLRSQIGLIKTNDDSVTVARNQPNTCITEMNPEKDLTTESVSEKVKQLNKVDETGQADKMSSIVSQSMITETTPNYQHSLSEDSVTCSSNRFVFNAPDSTGSKKPTGVFGRRDISKIYISNRDKANALKKQKDSTKERKPDSGTSFPFFQENRTSLSFPKQNQGCQQEPGINDVDIISIEKEDSKLGIASDQKAQYPGESFLLDAEDVQDIRLQNALVPPTKCTKFAENHHVLSDHSLEPLPDHGQSLPSSFSPNSPSLASLGTPSATSLNFTCNVFPKEEMFSKESLLGKDPSQGESEEKSYCDNKDQSSQLSLSSSENQATGDIQVLDYHKEKNAAKCHPNHPFSLERGKGKIRRRVSCIEKLSKSGNFLRQESNDSNDTGPVHGDYQSLEPLDIYCTFPRKLSSFLINDNIRSENKINATSFRKGPPPFQIKKNMADPLEKCFSNKNNSNSSEPDAKCPEVDVNSSPLRPIPAEMMTNIRNIASAAIRRGPPPFEIKRTMSMPFTTCSSDRKDKSYDLDTEPSILTPRPEVLFSAAQENNPSINDYSLQLIRDHPHAKSFQVYSENHSKMASSQEDDFTNTFSLPDEKYLSFPPDGSEKKSGKPLHKYKTTSTVTVSGDEDNVKCLEVVSIYYTLPRKSNKKLGDLLKSDTQSTNVSPESATEGDAAFPFSLVKKQLNSSTQSLPGTPISPHAKASVSRTQWRKHSFSHDTETASLLQSPHSPYTGAEKPSAETFQEKAFGFSHMVEGISPCKEETKDCSAKTISDDLQSKGMDTFYFIPGHQEGQEKWLTPTRHTSVSPTMLHDKLVREGKHENPEQSIKVCERESPVTQTHLGDNVSDSPCIGEILGKHGPHYTDVMSIGSRNYPHEEVNDKIDPVPGTISFYDDLRELQPEAANGKLKTDDQKIIEKTYSALQSKDLSLPSNSLKLQPGEVNHKGHPDLGRSLREAKEVSQGSDADKDLIRLDKVGDAQNTKVKEKMQEPPCDQYSPPKVINETKCDLGCTKEKINLEKRKNRTSVKQKLAALSKVSRKFSTKDINSRRHIATIFPQEEVDFNTSGSPLNTPEMSPLPATPTPGIPESTHDHEKSGPSATESFALQTAEVSKTETPLQTHLDSIKKPITYVSEQKTIPSSSKPNKNKLKNVTESPLSSKSSEDEILAERGKCPQTLETGYETIAQPMLSSMRTEDFSDDLKRLSLQFPSETTYKTSKERILPPSPLSQQKNISPQEWEPDSNLYRSKSLKNVNVRSHQQQISQPQKIRERHFSARTFSDNTQDRWKLGNEFPVQSGYGRRFRSFSELSACDENDTWAVGNDRTRASGPRSTRSISRPIDYGIFGKEQQLAFLENVKRSLTEGRLWRPNLLKNPGFLTDDVSQPVRRPESLTSTSPDSKIPKDGLSPRERLNIYQGELEVRSESDTDTTTDDEYYLDEADKESEL